Below is a genomic region from Cydia strobilella chromosome 1, ilCydStro3.1, whole genome shotgun sequence.
acggagcatttccactcgggtgaaggaacacatagctgatgtcaagcaccgtcgacctaggtctgctgtctgtgagcatgtcatggataaagccaatcactcaatcaagtttgataagcctctggttcttgccaaggagaagcgttacatacccagaatgctgcgcgaggccattgagattaagaaatatccaaactttaatagggaagatggcttttctctaccaccagcttgggatcctgtagtccacctgataaaggagcaagcgagacatagactgtgagaccgtagtgttggatgatgctggacattctgatgttttgaaaagatgtgtcccgccgagtttgttgccggtcccatattgggataccctcctacaatttaggagggaattaaatcttctcgggtccgtggtgtagggttggagccggcatagtttatttttatcgcgtatatatatatatatatctttacttgaaaaataattatagtgtataactagccttatgaaccgattttgcatgtacaaccagccttaaagtttgtagtctatgattgttcattattttagtatgtgggtatttttgcattttgtaatttttcctcagtcacccgttgaccacgaacgctgtaaagagttcgaagcgtcgggatgtattataaattcaatatacgcgatataatccgttatcatagttttatttcagaagcctctggttcttgccaaggagaagcgttacatacccagaatgctgcgcgaggccattgagattaggaaatatccaaactttaatagggaagatggcttttctctaccaccagcttgggatcctgtagtccacctgataaaggagcaagcgagacatagactgtgagaccgtagtgttggatgatgctggacattctgatgtttagaaaagatgtgtcccgccgagtttgttgccggtcccatattgggataccctcctacaatttaggagggaattaaatcttctcgggtccgtggtgtagggttggagccggcatagtttatttttatcgcgtatatatatatatatctttacttgaaaaataattatagtgtataactagccttatgaaccgattttgcatgtacaaccagccttaaagtttgtagtctatgattgttcattattttagtatgtgggtatttttgcattttgtaatttttcctcagtcacccgttgaccacgaacgctgtaaagagttcgaaacgtcgggatgtattataaattcaatatacgcgatataatccgttttcatagttttatttcatgagtaactatcgcggtaaccgaagacaatattatatatcatctgttaattttattaattcagcacccccgatttatacgaaaacgatcccaaacccggcctagcagcttcactgatgtagataatcaagataaaaatgagagccctaaataaaccttgatgagcagatatctcaaaaactatacaagatatcgaaaaacgactgaataaaacttgtaacaaattaaatctcttttcattttgtataagtggtcaagtcgctcagacgcataatttccgagatataatcgaaaaaccgaaaaatggaaccttcaaacccccctctcccccccccccagcaccagggttacggccggggacttttgatatgttttatctcctaactagtccaaagaaagctacgaagttaaaaattgtgttccttgcatttccctctatacctttttttgggcatttatttcctggcctataatatatttaaaatatatatataatttttatttatttttattgtatgtatatcGTTACCCGGCGTACCGTAAAACGTGCCTACTTTGCTCTAAAGttcgtaatttaatttaaattctaatattgtggtaggtatgtatgtttACACATACTCGTATTTAAAGAAGACCATCACTATTATCACGTTGTTATACTTAAATGAGgttgtgatatagttttcatataagtacctataaaacCTGTTGAACATAATTACCCAGTGGAGAGaaaagtaggcacattttacggtgCCATAGCAGTaaagttttaatataaaaaattgttaatgatgtAGCCTAGGTAACTTTTAAGCAAAggtatattttcaaaataattaagataaaaggtaaaaacccgCGCGTCGATCATATCTTCCAAGCTTTGCGCGGcgcaccatattttttatttccttctaattccctggctttacgccccccTTCTTAACCACAGAAGAGGATGTCAACGATTTAGCAGAATAAAAGATAATGAGTCCGAGTGGCTTTGAGCATCGGGACAGTAGCAATAGGACTATGACTTATAGGGAAGTTCCAGCAGTAATTTTGCTCCACTCGTCCTTCCAGCTCCAGCTATTTAACGTTAGAAACGCTCAGTTTTGGACTGTAACGAATGCTGGGTGGCGAGGCTTAAGACGTTGAGGTGAGGAGCCAGGGCCGGTGACAAGACAGAGACtgttgtaattatttttgcCGCTTCTCTCTTTATCCATTGTCTCAGCAAGTCGAACCATTAAACCAACGAGCCGAGAAACATCCTTCCCACTACGTCGATTTATAGATCCGTAAATAAATCTCGCGCACTGTGTAATAAATGTGCCGTCGCGTATGTGAGGGCCGCCTGCGCGTGCGCATCGGGAAGAGAAATTACACAATAACTCTACATTTGTTGTATTGTaggaatcctatcaaacctTAACCTTACCTTAACCTCTGGGAGGTCATTAGGTCTCGATGATCcaagatgttttgccctgtaggTATGGGGCCAATCCGCTgcattccagcaccacgtgagagacTGTTTcttgtctccatgcatcctctgcataggtgACTTTCTGTGGCACCtattataaaaagatgtttgttaaatagtccatgacctgttatgacactggttaccatgctcagtcgggtcttccCTAGTTGAATGAGCACCCTTGTgcgctttccgttgatgccaggcatgggtTGTTTGGcttgtctgcatccagtctggtttagccgatgttctgtgtgtagtttccctgtacgtgccagcagcattgggggtaccttgctaaacggtatcgggaggatcggttctagGCCAAAGTTGGTTTAACTCTCGTCCTTTGAAACACTCGCAACGCTCTAGATTCTACTTTTCGATCATCTCTTGCTTGAttccaattttggaatctttctcttgctcgggtatcaatattagcacgaggggtttAAAAACAACTACCTTAAACCAAGTAAGGCCcacacttgcaccattccactaacccgggttaaccggttaaacctggagttaccatggttactagtacaatttgacactgggttaacggttaaaccgcttaacctcgggttagtgggatggtgcaagtgggccttactgTACATTACTCATTACgtaggtattaaataataaaagaccAATAAACTTTCACCATTTTATTATGAATCAATTTGTATTGTcagataattaaaataaagtattaactaagctaatttcatttattctaaattatttttattacgtaaataaatatatttaatacgtaAATACTTATATAAGATCACACTGACTAGAATGCCACACCCCTTGTCTGCTTTAAGATTTTGTTAATTTTCAAAACTTCTATCATTATACTGATCGATATATTAAAGAACTTTCCCAAATATGCtaattattttagtataaaactGTTGTACAACAATTAAATGTATCTAtggggaccgtgcgcgttggagggtttgccatcttgtggcctgaatcaaAAACaatcacgccaaagcaagtgctgggGGCTCCTGTGTGCCTCCTACAGTTCAAGCACGTTCCCTATCCtgctaaggcccagccatacaaatgaaaaaccaAAAATTTGCTACTGAAATTTAAACCTATAGTAATACTCGTAcagttgatttttatttgttcgaatattttactaaaaagaaatgcaactgttccaattgaacatggtttaaatttcatcaaaCTGAAGTACTActggtaggaccttgggccttaggaggctatTGGCCTAACATGCGGAAATAGCTATTTTGTACGTTTTAATTATCGATCAGTCTCTACATTGGTAAAACGCTTccacttttatttataaagccaAACGCCATATTACCGTTTGCGTTCAGTATTGTTTTTGGCGAAGCTTTAATAATAAAAGCGAAATTAGTGTTAATcataaatgtaacaaaatatgCGTTGGAATTTTCGGAATTACTTTCGTTATTGTTGCAAATAAATCGAAAGCGTGTCAGTTAGTTATAAATAGATACATATATAAACaagataatataaaacataCACATACTTAcagataataaatatacaataaatcatacacactaagtatataaatacatatttattacatataacataataataagccaatattataaatacacacaatataatatacgcagtataaataaataaataaatactaaatataattttataatatgttagtATGATATGTGTAGGTATTGGTATATATTGGCGGTTTCTCATGGTTAGTCGGtattcaaaaattataacaaaatctatctAATGGTAACTTACACCGACTCATTTGactatctatatattatataagtgcatatttataattattaaaaattacatattttatcatAGAAATGATTTTCTCAAGATTAAGGAAAATATGTTCCTGCTTTTATTGTGAGAATACCATTATCAttaaggtaggtacttatttaatttgaagCGAAAATCATTtgcttattaataaataaacttaaccgtaaataataatatttattaaaatattctttggTAAGCTAGCCGTAGCCATTTTCACGAGCATTAGTAAAATCACATTAAAAGCTTTACATTTACATTAGATTTTTCGACttatttacacatttataataaaaataagagttacgttacaaaataatttattaaaatatattatatttccaGTTTCATAGTCTAGTTTAACGAACCGTGCTTACATCATTTAGTAAGTAAGGTATTAAAGATGAAGTAATGCTCAGTAACTATTCCACAAGAAAACattgaattataaaaaatataataagtatgcACAGACATGTGCAAATAGATTGGGCGCCCAAGCGACTAAATAACTAATGTTTtatatatgttaatatttataaaaataatttacgcgTGTTTGTGGAATAGTAGAAATCCtcttaatgtttattttatagattATATGTATTACTTTACCATACTTacgtattaaaattaataatgcaGTACTTTTTCAATTGATACCTATTTTCACTTGTATCGGTAAAAGAGAGGAAACTCActgtgagtaaaataaaatggatttAAGTCGCCTCACAAATTTAcgctttattattttattttacgattttCAGTTATATTAGAATGATGCGAAAATAAAGcacaacataaaattttctattaACGATAATAAATGAACGTGATTtccaaaatataacattttgtaaataaatagtacTGTGAGAGTCGAGCTTACATGGCTATAGGTCAGTGAACCCGTGCCGGTTCTCCATGCTCTGTATATGGTCGGAGTCCTCAGTACCCGTGATCACCTGCAACACCCGGAACGCCTTGGACTGCCGAGGAGGCGCCTCCTGTGTGAACTTGTGGTAGATCACCCTGGAATCGGGATGAAGATTTTGACATTGACAAACTTTAAGAAGTGCGTAAAAGAAGTTGATATAGGAACTGACTCATCAGTAACGAGATAAAACGAATTTTTAGATCGGCAAAGTATTTACctatctatatctatctattaaACAAGGTGCCCACGAGGAACCTGAGAGATTTTAAGTAaggaaaaaatgttatatataagCTTAggtaaatttcgccaaaaaaaaacttgtattatttaaatgttttttgtaaaactgtcactcaaaaataattttaacttatttttttttgtaaaacctaATTTTTACTAAGTAACGTAAGTAACTTAGTGTTACGTGTCAACTGACACTTTGttgtattgtttgttttttaaccaATTAAAGTTTGTTGGCAATATTGAACCGCTTAAGAAAATCTTTAATTTAAGAAGCAAATGGAAAAAATTGttactttcaattaattttattattttccaaaaaaaaatactatgctTTAAACCGGCTACCATATTCACTGAGTGGCTGAGTGGTAGTGGTATTAACCTACTTTTagtttttgatgaaaataatggGGCATAAAGcacttgttaaaaaataacgaTCACAAAAAACACCACGATgataatattatgttaaatattatatgaattatattataatggCAGATGGGGTTAAAAGACTATTAAGAGAGAAGAGAAGGTGATACAAAATGAATGTGGTAgtgtgttttatatttattttaaaggtagaaaataataatatgagttTATCTAATACACCAATTAAAGTAATGTAAAACCGTAAGACAGTGTTGCCAAACCAAAAGTGTGTAATAGAAGATAATTAGAACAAGGTATCAGCAGTTACAGCCAATTACGCGCCCAAGGGGAAACTTCATTGGTCCagtaattttacaaaattagAGATCGCAAGCGAGATGCTAAATATAAAGCAAGCGTAACACTGATTCATTGTACAGACGGAGTCATATATCAAAGCAAGCACTGACTGCCGAATGTctatagatatttataaaaacatactgGAAAATATAGTACCTATTTAAGTTAGGCATTCAAGAATAACACTTTTAAATTAACCATTTTAAACATTTCGTTTCGCGGTATTATTTCTGTTACTGAGGAAATCTATCAAAAGATCTTTATTTAACTGCCTTTTCAAGAGGCAAATCATTGTAATGATTCGAATGTAAATCAAAGGTTCGAAAATTTCAAATTGGACTATATAACTAAGTTCATTGATTCCTACGTTCAATATATAAGTATAGACATTTGAACAACCGCACTCTTGGATATATTAGATCCCATCTGTACACAAGCGGTGCATAAAAATATTCCGTTTACTTTGGACGCGTGCAAACAGCTCTTCAGTACCGCCCACCGAAGCTGAAAAATGAGCACATAAATATTCTATAGCCGGAAAATATGTTCCTACTCACTTATGCTAAATTATAATACAGAAAGGAAAACTTGGAGAAATAACTTGACGTTAAAGTCAATATCTCGGCGAATGAGCGCATATGATTATCCTAGAAAATTTCATgagtaaaaaattatttatgtttcttgGTGTTCTCAAATGCAAGGGATAAGGATGCACAATGCTCAAAAATCAAGggatttttattgtttgtaattcAAAATCAGGACAAGAaagaaattgttaaattaggtaTTACATTTAAACAGTGATAGTAAAAAAATCGGTTTCACTTCAAAATAGATGCGTTGGTTGACCAGAACGTTCAGGTAAAGGTTCACCAGaaagtatataaaataataaccaTTCTGATTGAATAAACATTTACCTTCTGTTAGCTCCATTACTGCCACCTTCAATTTGAATGGGGATTATCCGCGTTTTCGGTTGATTGTCTTGATTGCTCGTCAAGTGCCGGCTTAGAGCCGGCAGTTCATGCTGGGACTGTCCTTCGTCCATCCTCACCAGCTGCGGCGACAGCACTCGCATGATGCGCTGTGTGGGCTGCGAGTACGGCGCCGACTGCGGCTGTGCATTGGGACCATTCGGATTCATACCGATAGTGATCCTCAAGTGCGGAGCCTGACCCTGCCTCCCTTGGTCCCTTGTATCTGTACTTGATACCTCCATTTGAATCGGAACAACCCTGCTACCAGGGGATTCAGGTGCTTCCCTAGGCACGCTTTTTCTATTATCTGACGGACGAGTCGACCACGACGGCTGCGCGGTCTGCTGGTATTTAGGCGGACTGATTACATCGCGGATACCTCTCTGCATTTCGTTACTCTTTTTAACCCATTCTGGTTCCTGATTTGTGGTTTCCCTTGGTGGTGTCACCAAGTCCCTAGTTACGCTTCTTCTGTTGTCCAGCGGACGCTGAACCCATTCGGGCGGAGGGGTTTTCGTCTTTTCTTTCTGTGATTTTACCCAAGGTGGTATGGACTTCGGACTATCAGGGCAGAAGTAAACAGGCTCCTGATTAACATACACGACTTCTTTTTGTGGGGGAGTGTTGTTGTAGTCTGCTGGTGGATTTTGCCGCTTCGGTGTCACAGGAATCGACATTGACGTCTGATAACGGGGTTGGTCTTGGGGTTGCATAGGTTGTGGTGGAGATTGTGCAGGTCTGTTGTTGTTATTGTCTGAAGATCTCAAGGGCGTATTGTAGTTTTCTTGTACTCCATTGTTGTTAGAATCTCGTGGCGTGACCCATGGCGGTGTGTCCTGCTGTTGATTCGCATTTTGATTCCGTGCCTGAAGCCACGGAGGAGTGTATGCGCTTTCATTGTTTTTCGCTTCATTACTCTTCCATGGAGGGCTGTACGCCTGTTGATTTGCATTCTGGTTATTATTATAGGCATTGTTCTGGCTCTCTGGCTCTCTTGGATGTCTGTTAATCGTATTGGTTCGCCACGGTGTGGGATCAGAATCAGCGCTTGATTGTTGGTATTGGTTGTTCTGTATATTGTTAACCTCTTGGTTCTTTTGACCAACTCTAGGAAGAGTGTGATAAACGGGACTAGAATTAACTGGGGGACTTTGGTTTTGGAAGTTAGGAGAGTATTGCTGGTTTGGTGTGAAGGGACTGCGGTTTACATGTGGAGACTGAGGGCTGTTGCTCGTATTTTCTGGTGGAGATTCTCTTCTCTCCGGCTGCCTCCAATTATTATTAGGGCTAGGAGAATACGGAGAACCGTTACTAAAAGGCGACTGTCCTCCGAAGGGTTGTGGGCTCTTGTTGAACTGAGAATCCTGTCTTTGTAAGAGTTCTATTGTAGGAGTTTTTACACTTGGTGAATTTGATTTCTGGTGAGCATACAATGCTTCTGGTCTGTGAAGCGGGCTTTCTGGTTGCTTGTACTGGTTGTTGTATGAATAGTTTGTATTTTGAGATGGCGGCATATACTGAGGTGCTTGGTTGGAGAACGAAGACGGAGGCATTTGGACTGTTAAAGGGCTCGGGACCTTTTCTACAAACTTCGGCACGGGACCCATTCGCAGTTCGTCTGCTTTTTCTGCTTCCCAATGATATGGGCTGTTCGTTTTCCTAAGCATCCCAATTGGGTTTTCAGGGATAACTATTTCGGGTCGTTCTCCTAATGGTACGGGTTTCGGTAATTTTGAGTTTGGTACTTCGATGACTAGAGGGGGAGGTGGGGGTGGAGCGGGGATACCAGGTGGTGGGGGAGGAGGAGGGTTCGGGGTCCCTTGAGTTTGGtagccaccgccaccgccgttGGTTTGAGGGGCGTAGTTTTGCTGAGCGTAGGCTTGTTCGTGCTCCTCTTGTGACCTTTGCCTTGCCAGTCTTCTGGCCATGCTAGGAGTGCGTATCTGGGACAGGTCCAAGCCTCCTGGCGTGTAGGTGAACGGCTTCTTATCTTTCGTCATCATCGCGTTCTGTATGCATGCTGGGGGCTCATTGTTGCCCAAGGGCTGAAATTGAGAAATAAGATATTTCAGTCCACTGAAAGTAAGTATtcaaacaaatgtttttttactatgttaatatttaaataagtacctacgctATAATGCTGCGTTAAGCATACTATGCACATTATCAAGAAATATAAATCAAGACACGTCAGAGTAGTCAATATTTAATAGGTTACTGCAACTACAGGCACACTAACTAAGTTTGTATGTGCTTCTGTTAAATATATGTGTATAACTTTATACTTATGTATAAGTtggtttttgtaaaaatatattttttatcaaatacgTATTTTAAAATGGCATATCTTTATTAGATGCCGGCTACTATTGTTTTTAGTGTTGCTTCttgtttagtagatatttgccatttttcTGCATTATCCCACTTTAGAAATTATCCCAATGCATTTACTGCTTCAATAATATTCTACTATAACATCTAATGAATTCACtgattaaactttcacgatttttactcattattatttaacgtcggaggtacattttaaaactattttacgcgattaagtcccgtggagataaataataatctaatgAATTCTACGACAAATAACAAACTAACAAACAACTTGTTCGTAGAGAATGACCGAAAACAAGATATCACTTACATTGACCTGAGTTTTCCCGAAGTTCGGTATCCTGCCGACGTGGCCGGCCATCGGTCCGAACCTGGAACACCGCCAGACGTTATTTATACCATGGACAGTGGACAGCGCCGCTAGGACAATGTTCatattaacatatatttatgCAATAAccctattattttataaaatacacaTAACAGTAATTTATGTGACTGACTACATAATGCCTAATTATTTACAGTTACACACACCTACacacatatggggcattttctatgaaaagggaccttattgtcgatggcgcttacgccgcacagcgtttcgcgggattgtatttatatcggagcatcgttattaaatggcgtaagcgacatcgacaataaggtccctttttatagaaaataccacatattataagCTCTCTATATTCAGGAGCCGCATGTTACGCCCGCCATCGTGGTATTTGATCACACACTCAAtgaaacgtcatctcgactgatacttgaaatgaggtcaaatcaaattcctttgtttttcagagatgtttgAAGAGATGTCGCTATTGgagttaagcgacacatttaTTACaaaactcggataaatccatttgactcttaggaaatatctaccctattctaccttttcttaatacataATCGCATAATCTGGcagttggatttacccgagtttgaagtttaGCGactcaaataataaataaataagaaatttgGTATAGCAAAACAGTTTATCGTTATGTTGGCcataatttgcggtttttgaacgcatcataGATAAAAGGTTTTAATAATACGTGATTGTTGAACAACATTCATCCTTATTGCAACGAGTTAAGGTTTAGTCTAGATAGTACCTACATCAATTAAGTGTGTTACcaacaacactattccacaaaaaaataaaacctgaaaatttgcgaaagtgacgccatctagcggggtttaagctttgggtaacctagtcgaaccaccttaatttcatttctgacaacaacttaaataataacaacaacaaacagggcaagctaaataaaaccttttcataaataaaataactgatttgcaagaccgaagtgatcccataagtgttccgtttgtaaaaaatttttttgcacggaacactaaaaactggATGTCGACTCAACTGCATAAGTACCTACTCAAAATACTGGCAATAAAATAGACCTCTGTAGTTTTTTTTCAGTTGGTCATCCCTTCTAGATAACAGCTTGGGacattaaaaaattgtatgacggtgtcatacaatttttttattatttttgtatgttccaAATAAAAGCTGACATTGCTATCAATTTCTGACAATTCTTATGAAATCGACGATTTTTTGCATCCAATGTTAGATAAACTCCCGAGAAACAAAGAATAGAGATATTCCAGCAACATGGACAGAAAATAAACCAAGTAATGTTAAGATAAATAGAAGAGATTTATCTTACCCGTTCTCAGCCATTTTGAATCAGTTGTTAACCATGCAGTTGCGGCACGGCTCGGACGTTACTGTAGTAAGGTCACAGCTTATTCTTGCTTTTCGGTTCCGTGCGATGCTCAGCAAGGTCGTCTGTAAACATCGGTCATACCAATAAGTTTCTggtaacatatattatatggtGTTGCCACCGTAAACCTACCCTACTTATAAGTATTCTAAAATCTCCCAACTATGCTCCAAAACTATCTCGAATATGATGGTCTCATGgaacttgatggtctcatcggaagatcagcgctggaagtcgccagcagcgtgctgagatggggccatttcgtggcactttattttcgctgttcttttaatgtaaatgtaaaaaacaGCTTACGGGTGATTTTCATTTGAATGACGCAATCATGAGGCAAAATATTTTCTGAATTTCTGGCATTCAAAATCCAGATTACCCAGTGAGTTAAATtacatcaataatttatttttattaaattaattttaaatatattaaatatctaTTCTATTGACTCGTTGACAATGTTGTCCAATGTTTGATAGTTACTATTACATGATTGCATGTCTACGGGAGgatttacttacctatttattacatataatattttgAGTACAATTTAGTATTCAATATGGTGAAAACgttacacgtgcgaatagaaaattcctactttccgcacttaTATCGTAATGTACAGCCAAGTCCAGTACACGCAGTCGCTGTGACCGAATTCGGCTAGGACTTAGTAAATAGACagaatttgtggtattttctataaaaagggaccttattgtcgatggcgcttacgccattataaacgatgctccgatataaatacgatGCAGCGCGACGTtgtgcggtgtaagcgccatcgacaataaggtctcttttcatagaaaatgccccattttaccTAACGCGTAACTGATTAAAAATTTAATGCATAATGTTACTATTGCTGATTACAAGTCTGTATCTGGATATCTAAGTGCATAACTGCATATGTAATACTCATGCCTTAGTCACTCAAACTAAATAGCAGCATGCCAGAGAAGGGATATATGGTACAGTAATAGAATTTTGGCACTAGCAGTATAATAATATCCTATGGCCGGTCGCCAGGTATAATTTTAACACTAACTGCGACTTACCATTCCAGAGAGACATTATCCCACTTAGTTTTGGTCATAAATCGTTACACAAACAATTAAGAGCTAGCTTAGCTACCTTAGGACACCTGCTTTTAGCTATTGCGCATTCTTAAGTGTGTATTAGGAACGGGTTATTGTGTTTTAGTTCAGTATTTTTGTCGAATAAAAAGTTATCCGCAAATGGTATTCGTATTTGTAGTAAAAATTGTAGTTCACCAAAATGGTCCACCCAAggaattttcataaataaattgttaagcTAAAACAAAGCAATATCACACGTATTACTGCATcaagtaaaaaacaatattgtattataaaatattcagCGTCCAAACCCTGGTCTGCAATGTTTGCATGTACAGCgaactgcaaaattgcatggacacattatgaatgaatttattcataaagtttccatgcaattttgcagctggaTGTACCTAT
It encodes:
- the LOC134748347 gene encoding uncharacterized protein LOC134748347 isoform X1; translation: MAENGFGPMAGHVGRIPNFGKTQVNPLGNNEPPACIQNAMMTKDKKPFTYTPGGLDLSQIRTPSMARRLARQRSQEEHEQAYAQQNYAPQTNGGGGGYQTQGTPNPPPPPPPGIPAPPPPPPLVIEVPNSKLPKPVPLGERPEIVIPENPIGMLRKTNSPYHWEAEKADELRMGPVPKFVEKVPSPLTVQMPPSSFSNQAPQYMPPSQNTNYSYNNQYKQPESPLHRPEALYAHQKSNSPSVKTPTIELLQRQDSQFNKSPQPFGGQSPFSNGSPYSPSPNNNWRQPERRESPPENTSNSPQSPHVNRSPFTPNQQYSPNFQNQSPPVNSSPVYHTLPRVGQKNQEVNNIQNNQYQQSSADSDPTPWRTNTINRHPREPESQNNAYNNNQNANQQAYSPPWKSNEAKNNESAYTPPWLQARNQNANQQQDTPPWVTPRDSNNNGVQENYNTPLRSSDNNNNRPAQSPPQPMQPQDQPRYQTSMSIPVTPKRQNPPADYNNTPPQKEVVYVNQEPVYFCPDSPKSIPPWVKSQKEKTKTPPPEWVQRPLDNRRSVTRDLVTPPRETTNQEPEWVKKSNEMQRGIRDVISPPKYQQTAQPSWSTRPSDNRKSVPREAPESPGSRVVPIQMEVSSTDTRDQGRQGQAPHLRITIGMNPNGPNAQPQSAPYSQPTQRIMRVLSPQLVRMDEGQSQHELPALSRHLTSNQDNQPKTRIIPIQIEGGSNGANRRVIYHKFTQEAPPRQSKAFRVLQVITGTEDSDHIQSMENRHGFTDL
- the LOC134748347 gene encoding uncharacterized protein LOC134748347 isoform X2 gives rise to the protein MAENGFGPMAGHVGRIPNFGKTQVNPLGNNEPPACIQNAMMTKDKKPFTYTPGGLDLSQIRTPSMARRLARQRSQEEHEQAYAQQNYAPQTNGGGGGYQTQGTPNPPPPPPPGIPAPPPPPPLVIEVPNSKLPKPVPLGERPEIVIPENPIGMLRKTNSPYHWEAEKADELRMGPVPKFVEKVPSPLTVQMPPSSFSNQAPQYMPPSQNTNYSYNNQYKQPESPLHRPEALYAHQKSNSPSVKTPTIELLQRQDSQFNKSPQPFGGQSPFSNGSPYSPSPNNNWRQPERRESPPENTSNSPQSPHVNRSPFTPNQQYSPNFQNQSPPVNSSPVYHTLPRVGQKNQEVNNIQNNQYQQSSADSDPTPWRTNTINRHPREPESQNNAYNNNQNANQQAYSPPWKSNEAKNNESAYTPPWLQARNQNANQQQDTPPWVTPRDSNNNGVQENYNTPLRSSDNNNNRPAQSPPQPMQPQDQPRYQTSMSIPVTPKRQNPPADYNNTPPQKEVVYVNQEPVYFCPDSPKSIPPWVKSQKEKTKTPPPEWVQRPLDNRRSVTRDLVTPPRETTNQEPEWVKKSNEMQRGIRDVISPPKYQQTAQPSWSTRPSDNRKSVPREAPESPGSRVVPIQMEVSSTDTRDQGRQGQAPHLRITIGMNPNGPNAQPQSAPYSQPTQRIMRVLSPQLVRMDEGQSQHELPALSRHLTSNQDNQPKTRIIPIQIEGGSNGANRSFGGRY